The following are encoded together in the Equus quagga isolate Etosha38 chromosome 15, UCLA_HA_Equagga_1.0, whole genome shotgun sequence genome:
- the ADGRF1 gene encoding adhesion G-protein coupled receptor F1 isoform X5, with amino-acid sequence MTILGFLLHALIPRNAIFTRLDHTRAVTVISTTSPRASISVREQLKEAYKRIPGFESVRVTQFRDGSILAGYEVVGSSSTAELLSAIEQVAEEAKAGLHQLFPLEDDSFRVFGKVQCNSIGFGFGSMNDEYTLPCSSGYTGSVTARCQPSGWQVLRETCVLSQLEELKKNFSVIADNATEAAVSSVVRSLSVVIQQSQSTTAGNLASVVSILGNVSSLSTARHFRVSNSTMEDVIRIADHILNSSSVTNWTVLLREEKHASSQLLETLENISMLVPPTALPLNFSREFINWKGIPGSEIQLEKGYNYQTEMLPQNISIPIRGHVLIGSDQFQRSLPETVISMASLTMGNILPITQNGNAQVNGPVISTVIQNYTINEIFLIFSKIESNLSQPRCVFWDFSHLRWNNAGCHLVNETPDTVMCRCTHLTSFSMLMSSFVPPAIIPVVKWITFVGLGISIGSLILCLIIEALFWKQVKKSQTSHTRHICMVNIALCLLIADVWFIVAATVDTTVNPSGVCIAAVFFTHLFYLSLFFWMLMLGILLAYRITFVFHHMAMSSMMAVGFCLGYGCPLIISVITIAVTQPSDSYKSKDVCWLNWAEGSKPLLAFGVPALTIVAVNLVVVLLVLMKLWRPAVGERLSQDYKATIVRMGKSLLILTPLLGLTWGFGIGIMVDRQNPAWHVIFASLNAFQGFFILCFGILLDGKLRQLLFNKLSPLSSWKRASKQKSSDLSAKHKFAKPFNPLQHKGAYALSHTGESTSNIMLTQFSAAE; translated from the exons GGATGGAAGCATCCTTGCTGGGTATGAGGTGGTTGGCTCCAGCAGCACGGCTGAGCTGCTGTCAGCCATTGAGCAGGTGGCTGAGGAGGCTAAGGCAGGCCTCCACCAGCTGTTTCCACTAGAAGACGACTCTTTCAGAGTTTTTGGAAAAG TCCAGTGTAACAGCATTGGCTTTGGATTTGGGTCTATGAATGATGAGTACACTCTTCCCTGTAGCAGCGGCTACACTGGCAGCGTCACTGCCAGGTGCCAGCCCTCTGGGTGGCAGGTCCTCAGGGAGACCTGTGTGCTCTCTCAGCTGGAAGAACTGAAGAAG aatttcagtGTGATCGCAGACAATGCCACTGAGGCAGCCGTGTCATCCGTGGTGCGAAGTCTTTCAGTTGTCATTCAGCAAAGCCAATCAACCACGGCTGGGAATCTGGCTTCGGTGGTGTCGATTCTGGGCAACGTTTCATCCCTGTCTACGGCACGCCATTTCAGGGTGTCCAATTCGACAATGGAG GATGTCATCAGGATAGCTGACCATATTCTTAATTCATCATCTGTAACCAATTGGACAGTATTGCTGCGGGAAGAAAAGCATGCCAGCTCACAGCTACTAGAGACATTGGAAAATATCAGCATGCTGGTACCTCCGACAGCTCTGCCTCTGAATTTTTCTCGGGAGTTCATTAACTGGAAAGGGATTCCAGGGTCCGAAATCCAACTCGAGAAGGGTTACAACTATCAGACTGAAATGCTCCCTCAAAATATCTCCATTCCCATCAGAGGCCATGTGCTAATTGGGTCAGACCAATTCCAGAGGTCCCTTCCAGAAACTGTTATCAGCATGGCCTCATTGACCATGGGGAACATTCTACCCATTACCCAAAATGGAAATGCTCAAGTTAATGGGCCTGTGATATCTACGGTTATCCAAAACTATACCATAAATgaaattttcctgattttttccaAGATAGAGTCAAACCTGAGCCAGCCTCGTTGTGTGTTTTGGGATTTCAGTCATTTGCGATGGAACAATGCAGGCTGTCACCTGGTGAATGAAACTCCAGACACGGTGATGTGTCGATGTACTCACCTGACCTCCTTCTCCATGCTGATGTCATCTTTTGTCCCCCCTGCCATCATCCCCGTTGTGAAATGGATCACCTTTGTGGGACTGGGCATCTCCATCGGAAGTCTCATCTTATGCCTGATCATTGAAGCTCTGTTTTGGAAGCAGGTCAAGAAAAGCCAGACCTCACACACACGTCATATTTGCATGGTGAACATAGCCCTGTGCCTCCTGATTGCTGATGTTTGGTTTATTGTTGCTGCCACTGTGGATACCACGGTAAACCCTTCTGGAGTCTGCATAGCTGCAGTGTTCTTTACGCACCTTTTCTACCTCTCCTTGTTCTTTTGGATGCTCATGCTCGGCATCCTGTTGGCTTATCGGATCACCTTCGTGTTCCATCACATGGCCATGTCTTCAATGATGGCTGTCGGGTTCTGCCTGGGCTACGGATGTCCTCTCATTATATCTGTCATCACCATTGCAGTCACGCAACCTAGCGATAGCTACAAAAGCAAAGATGTGTGTTGGCTTAACTGGGCTGAAGGGAGCAAACCTCTGTTGGCCTTCGGTGTTCCTGCACTGACTATTGTGGCTGTGAATTTGGTTGTGGTTCTGTTAGTTCTCATGAAGCTCTGGAGGCCCGCTGTGGGAGAAAGACTGAGTCAGGACTACAAGGCCACGATCGTCCGCATGGGGAAGAGCCTGCTCATTCTGACCCCACTGCTGGGGCTCACCTGGGGCTTTGGCATAGGAATAATGGTGGACAGACAGAATCCGGCTTGGCACGTTATTTTTGCATCACTCAATGCATTCCAG gGGTTTTTCATCTTATGTTTTGGAATCCTCTTGGATGGTAAG CTGCGACAACTGCTGTTCAACAAGTTGTCTCCTTTAAGCTCTTGGAAGCGTGCATCAAAG CAAAAATCATCAGATTTATCTGCCAAACACAAATTCGCAAAGCCTTTCAACCCATTGCAACACAAAG gCGCTTATGCACTGTCTCACACTGGAGAGTCCACCAGCAACATCATGCTAACGCAGTTTTCAGCAGCCGAATAA